The Paracoccus seriniphilus genome includes a window with the following:
- a CDS encoding peptidase dimerization domain-containing protein, translating to MVGGAAKTYMVRDGQFDDVDIAITWHPASFNAVDDMRSLANTRIDFTFTGKASHAAGAPELGRSALDSVELMNIGVNYLREHMPDGARVHYAYLDAGGIAPNVVQAKATVRQLIRSPDLQGLQSLVERVRKIADGAALMSGTAVTSKVFSAVSNLIGNRPLSLAMQAEFDALGPVPFDEQDAEFADQIRQTLAREDIADTFQRLAMKPDYDLPLCNFIAPLDRPFMGGMGSTDVGDVSWVVPTVQARVATCAIGTALHTWQQTAQGMAPAAHKGMLHAAKVMAATARAALVDPNLIASAKQALAEHLADYPYSCPIPPETTPPVGDL from the coding sequence ATGGTCGGCGGCGCGGCCAAGACCTATATGGTGCGCGACGGTCAGTTCGATGACGTGGATATTGCGATCACCTGGCATCCGGCCAGCTTCAATGCCGTGGATGACATGCGCTCGCTGGCCAATACGCGGATCGATTTCACCTTTACCGGCAAGGCCTCTCATGCGGCGGGTGCGCCCGAACTGGGGCGGTCGGCACTGGATTCGGTCGAGCTGATGAATATCGGCGTCAACTATCTGCGCGAACATATGCCGGATGGGGCACGCGTGCATTACGCCTATCTGGATGCCGGTGGTATCGCGCCCAATGTGGTGCAGGCCAAGGCGACCGTGCGCCAGCTGATCCGCAGCCCAGACCTGCAAGGCCTGCAATCTCTGGTCGAACGCGTGCGCAAGATCGCTGATGGCGCGGCGCTGATGTCGGGAACCGCCGTGACCTCGAAGGTTTTTTCGGCTGTGTCGAATCTGATCGGGAACCGTCCGCTCTCGCTGGCCATGCAGGCCGAGTTCGATGCGCTTGGCCCGGTGCCCTTTGACGAGCAGGACGCGGAATTCGCCGATCAGATCCGTCAGACCCTGGCGCGTGAAGACATTGCCGACACGTTCCAGCGTCTGGCGATGAAGCCCGATTATGACCTGCCGCTGTGCAATTTTATTGCCCCGCTCGACCGGCCCTTCATGGGTGGGATGGGGTCAACCGATGTCGGAGACGTCAGCTGGGTGGTTCCTACTGTTCAAGCCCGTGTGGCAACCTGTGCCATCGGCACGGCGCTGCATACCTGGCAGCAAACGGCCCAGGGCATGGCACCCGCTGCGCATAAGGGTATGTTGCACGCAGCCAAGGTGATGGCGGCGACGGCGCGGGCTGCGCTGGTGGATCCCAATTTGATCGCCTCGGCCAAACAGGCCCTGGCCGAACATCTTGCCGACTATCCCTATAGCTGCCCGATCCCGCCAGAGACGACACCCCCAGTCGGCGATCTGTAA
- the argE gene encoding acetylornithine deacetylase, producing the protein MQDLSSREILAQLVAFDTTSYKSNLGLVEHVRAYLASYGVESRLVMDAMGQKANLWATIGPADKPGVILSGHTDTVPVDGQDWSTDPFTLTARDDRLYGRGSCDMKGFLACCLAAVPALVSRDLARPVHLAFSYDEEVGCVGVIGLLEMLQTEETHPLMCIVGEPTLMKVVTGHKAKRSMRVTVTGRGCHSSLAPQGVNAVDYAARLIVRMQDIASRLALAGGQDLDYDIPHSTAHTGVVKGGTALNIVPDSCVFDCEFRVLPNEDADTLVQELRDYADELVPQMQRIAPEAGIEIEVFAQFPGLDTAPDADVVALTKRLTGNNGHSKVAFGTEGGRFSELLGVPTVICGPGSISQAHKPDEFVAQSQLDLCDEFLAQRSEWVASPPAS; encoded by the coding sequence ATGCAGGACCTGTCGAGCCGAGAAATTTTAGCGCAGTTGGTCGCCTTTGATACGACCAGCTACAAGTCGAATCTGGGTTTGGTCGAACATGTTCGTGCCTATCTGGCCTCATATGGCGTGGAGAGCCGCCTGGTGATGGATGCGATGGGGCAGAAGGCCAATCTGTGGGCCACAATCGGCCCTGCCGACAAACCGGGTGTGATCCTGTCGGGTCATACCGACACGGTGCCGGTTGATGGTCAGGACTGGAGCACGGATCCTTTCACGCTGACCGCCCGCGATGACCGTCTTTACGGGCGCGGGTCCTGTGACATGAAAGGCTTTCTTGCCTGCTGCCTTGCCGCTGTTCCCGCGCTGGTTTCGCGCGATCTGGCGCGTCCGGTGCATCTGGCCTTTTCCTATGACGAAGAGGTCGGCTGTGTCGGCGTGATCGGCCTGCTTGAAATGTTGCAGACCGAGGAAACCCACCCGTTGATGTGCATTGTCGGAGAGCCGACGCTGATGAAGGTCGTGACCGGGCACAAGGCCAAACGCTCGATGCGGGTCACGGTCACTGGACGGGGATGCCATTCCTCGCTGGCTCCGCAGGGCGTGAATGCTGTCGATTACGCCGCGCGGCTGATTGTCCGGATGCAGGATATTGCCAGCCGTCTGGCCTTGGCGGGTGGGCAGGATCTTGATTACGATATCCCCCACAGCACTGCGCATACGGGTGTTGTCAAAGGTGGCACGGCACTGAACATCGTGCCGGACAGCTGTGTATTTGACTGTGAGTTCCGCGTCTTGCCCAACGAAGACGCCGATACGCTGGTGCAGGAATTGCGCGACTACGCGGATGAACTTGTGCCGCAGATGCAGCGGATTGCACCAGAAGCCGGCATCGAGATCGAGGTTTTCGCCCAGTTTCCGGGGCTGGATACCGCGCCCGATGCTGATGTGGTGGCCCTGACAAAGCGGCTGACCGGCAATAACGGCCATTCCAAGGTGGCTTTCGGCACCGAGGGCGGACGTTTCAGCGAATTGCTTGGCGTGCCGACGGTGATCTGCGGGCCGGGCTCGATCTCTCAGGCACATAAGCCCGACGAGTTTGTCGCGCAGTCTCAGCTGGATCTTTGCGATGAGTTTCTGGCGCAGCGGTCGGAATGGGTCGCGTCACCGCCTGCATCGTGA
- a CDS encoding LysR substrate-binding domain-containing protein — MAAPPTIAHRFLPSRIASFRKLNPDLRISFDVLASDSLLTGIAEGRFDLGMTDSSVSHEGIRTEALLETQAICVLHRQHRLASRDEIRVEDLHGEDFIALSRRHSSRAAIDRLLAREGILPNRVLESSTNVSVIEFVREGLGLALLNPFPLIHQIGPEIVMRPFLPMLGYRTDFVLPSSRAPSAATMAFMQAVRNSFDRTAYPTSTLPPDTK; from the coding sequence TTGGCCGCGCCGCCGACCATCGCGCATCGCTTTCTGCCAAGCCGGATCGCAAGCTTCAGAAAGCTGAATCCCGATCTGCGGATCAGCTTTGACGTGCTGGCCAGCGACAGTCTGCTGACCGGAATTGCCGAAGGTCGTTTCGATCTGGGCATGACCGACAGCAGCGTTTCCCATGAAGGCATAAGAACCGAAGCATTGCTGGAAACACAGGCAATCTGCGTCCTTCACAGGCAACATCGGCTTGCATCCCGCGATGAGATTCGGGTTGAAGACCTGCATGGCGAGGATTTCATCGCGCTGTCGCGGCGCCATTCCAGTCGCGCGGCAATTGACCGTTTGCTGGCCCGCGAGGGTATCCTGCCCAATCGCGTTCTGGAAAGCTCGACCAATGTTTCAGTGATCGAATTCGTGCGCGAGGGGCTGGGTCTGGCATTGCTCAACCCGTTTCCGCTGATCCATCAGATCGGACCCGAGATCGTCATGCGGCCCTTTTTGCCCATGCTTGGCTATCGCACCGATTTTGTCCTGCCCTCCAGTCGCGCCCCATCGGCTGCGACGATGGCTTTCATGCAGGCCGTGCGGAACAGTTTCGACCGCACCGCCTATCCGACCTCCACGCTGCCACCCGATACAAAATAG
- a CDS encoding response regulator codes for MTQPSNHGKQDLPMSALPRRVESVLIVEDHPLFCDALTIILQIVGGISSVRTTDTIENCLAILAREPAPDVIFLDLSLPDADGMDGLMQIRKAVPTAAILIVSSLHSPSTIQTAMAMGAAGYVPKHSKRQVFQDALAAIARGEPYLPEGFVMPDNPAQTHAQACNKLGTLTPQQTRILALISEGMMNKQIAHECQITESTVKAHVTVIMRKLGVQSRTQAVLAAQSVRFDNLETR; via the coding sequence ATGACGCAGCCATCAAACCACGGTAAGCAGGACCTGCCGATGTCGGCCCTTCCCCGCCGCGTCGAGTCTGTTCTGATCGTCGAGGATCATCCACTGTTCTGCGACGCGCTGACGATCATCCTGCAGATCGTGGGCGGAATCAGCAGCGTCCGCACCACCGATACGATTGAAAACTGTCTGGCAATACTGGCGCGCGAGCCGGCCCCGGATGTGATTTTTCTGGATCTCAGCCTGCCCGATGCCGATGGCATGGACGGGCTTATGCAGATCCGCAAGGCCGTTCCGACTGCGGCAATCCTGATCGTCAGCTCGCTGCATTCACCCTCGACCATTCAGACGGCGATGGCGATGGGCGCGGCGGGCTATGTGCCCAAACACAGCAAAAGGCAGGTATTCCAGGACGCGCTGGCCGCCATCGCTCGGGGTGAACCCTATCTTCCGGAAGGCTTCGTCATGCCCGACAACCCGGCCCAGACCCATGCACAGGCCTGCAACAAGCTGGGCACCCTGACACCGCAACAGACGCGTATCCTGGCGCTGATCTCGGAAGGAATGATGAACAAGCAGATTGCCCATGAATGCCAGATCACGGAATCCACGGTAAAGGCCCATGTCACCGTCATCATGCGCAAGCTGGGCGTCCAGTCCCGCACCCAAGCGGTCCTGGCGGCGCAATCGGTGCGGTTCGACAATCTGGAAACACGATGA
- the pedF gene encoding cytochrome c-550 PedF → MFRTATTLAGLALVLGTAAALGHGDTAPMAVDTTGLPDLPEEMATENPWREADPEVMYKAVEIGSKGYNSNCARCHGLEAISGGLAPDLRFLEADDFGDEWFLDRVLNGYHQNGAVKMPPFGDILSQEAIWAIRTYIETRPDDQELAEKQPDIQSYHAQLSNAADDAAVAALAEALASSAAELETLSGAPKTITALDAAAFLLAQDPPQRKKALDVLTQALRN, encoded by the coding sequence ATGTTCCGTACGGCAACCACCCTGGCAGGTCTGGCATTGGTTCTGGGCACAGCCGCCGCATTGGGGCACGGCGACACCGCCCCGATGGCTGTCGATACCACCGGTCTGCCCGACCTGCCCGAAGAGATGGCCACCGAGAATCCCTGGCGCGAAGCCGATCCCGAAGTGATGTACAAAGCTGTCGAGATCGGCTCGAAGGGCTATAACAGCAACTGCGCACGCTGCCACGGGCTTGAGGCAATCTCGGGCGGGCTTGCACCGGATCTGCGCTTTCTGGAAGCGGATGATTTCGGCGACGAATGGTTTCTGGACCGCGTGCTGAACGGCTATCACCAGAATGGCGCGGTCAAGATGCCTCCGTTTGGCGACATCCTGTCACAAGAGGCGATCTGGGCAATCCGCACCTATATCGAGACCCGCCCCGATGATCAGGAACTGGCGGAAAAACAGCCCGATATCCAGTCCTATCACGCCCAGCTGAGCAATGCCGCCGATGACGCCGCCGTTGCGGCTCTGGCCGAGGCGCTGGCCAGCAGCGCGGCCGAGCTGGAAACCCTGTCCGGTGCCCCCAAGACCATCACCGCTTTGGATGCGGCGGCCTTTCTGCTGGCTCAGGACCCGCCGCAACGCAAAAAGGCGCTGGATGTTCTGACACAGGCGCTGCGGAACTAG
- a CDS encoding PAS-domain containing protein: MSETLVDPDLPPDVQIARLTQITQVLMRRVETQSGVSTDAYSQFERAVRLEDQVRLRTQELERALQMLSESNVALSQANRQIESARRDLTSAIEAVQEGFAIFGDDDVLLLFNARFCAQMPDVRHLLKPGLHFDEYIRIVSHSAMLELPAGVTPRDWATTRTQRHRAEHVIFNLSLKGDRWLQISEHRTANQGTAIVQTDVTDLMRSEREQRERLLDNQGRIIRATLDHLQQGVAIFDAAGALAGWNRRFRHLSHMPATTFDLGSRADRLLDQILLNFRVTGSRGDAKGDAQAEMRLRHWLGGTGPSPHETRPFGFELSHRDHALILDGFAQRLPDDGFVLSLTDVTAERDALRRLARTNEELESRVAARTDELRDALERAERSNASKIRFVAAASHDLLQPLSAAKLYLSAPDADRYSVSNVEKASEALNSVEKIIEALLDISRLDTEEQGVELADLPLGDLLNSLAQSFHPIARSKGLKLRIRPSFAYVRSDALYLQRILQNLISNAIRYSQTGGVLVGVRPRGDKLRIEVWDTGPGIRPENQKVIFEEFRRLHRRASASEGMGLGLAIVDRACARLGHALELRSVPDKGSVFSVTVPLSQHSQHGPQSASEDGHRGLQSLEQKGLVALLVDNDAQLRRALVALLEGWGVTVLDASGPEEAMALIDDLDFVPDLMLIDHQLDDGADGLDLVVLLRRRFGWRPTRIISADRSRQLRERCARLGLHLMSKPIDTGTLHHFLACVSISPQN, translated from the coding sequence ATGAGCGAAACTCTGGTTGATCCCGACCTTCCCCCCGATGTCCAGATCGCGCGCCTGACGCAGATCACCCAGGTGCTGATGCGCCGGGTCGAAACCCAGTCAGGTGTCTCGACCGATGCCTATTCCCAGTTCGAGCGCGCCGTCCGGCTGGAGGATCAGGTCCGGCTGCGCACGCAGGAACTGGAACGCGCCCTGCAGATGCTCAGCGAATCCAATGTCGCGCTGTCGCAGGCCAATCGCCAGATCGAGTCTGCCCGCCGCGACCTGACCAGCGCCATAGAGGCCGTGCAGGAAGGTTTTGCGATTTTCGGCGATGATGATGTGTTGTTGCTGTTCAATGCCCGCTTTTGCGCACAGATGCCCGATGTCCGGCACCTTCTGAAGCCGGGCCTGCATTTCGACGAATATATCCGCATTGTCAGCCACAGCGCCATGCTGGAACTGCCTGCCGGGGTCACCCCCCGCGATTGGGCCACGACCCGTACACAGCGTCACCGCGCCGAACATGTCATCTTCAACCTGTCGCTGAAAGGCGACCGCTGGCTGCAGATATCGGAACACCGGACAGCCAATCAGGGCACCGCCATCGTGCAGACCGATGTCACCGACCTGATGCGCTCTGAGCGCGAACAGCGCGAGCGTCTGCTGGACAATCAGGGTCGCATCATCCGCGCCACGCTGGACCATCTGCAGCAGGGTGTGGCGATTTTCGACGCGGCAGGTGCCCTGGCAGGCTGGAATCGCAGGTTTCGCCATCTCAGCCATATGCCAGCAACGACATTCGATCTGGGCAGTCGCGCCGACCGGCTTCTGGATCAGATCCTTCTGAATTTTCGTGTCACCGGGTCACGTGGCGACGCCAAAGGTGACGCGCAGGCCGAAATGCGCCTGCGCCACTGGCTGGGCGGCACCGGGCCATCGCCCCATGAAACCCGCCCTTTCGGGTTCGAGCTGAGCCATCGCGACCACGCGCTGATTCTGGACGGGTTTGCCCAACGCCTGCCCGATGACGGTTTCGTTCTCTCGCTGACCGATGTCACTGCCGAAAGGGACGCGCTGCGCCGTCTGGCCCGCACGAATGAAGAGCTGGAAAGCCGCGTGGCCGCCCGCACCGATGAATTGCGCGACGCGCTTGAACGCGCCGAACGGTCCAATGCATCGAAGATCCGCTTTGTCGCCGCGGCCAGTCACGATCTGTTGCAGCCCCTCTCGGCTGCCAAACTGTATCTGTCGGCCCCCGACGCTGACAGATACAGCGTCTCCAATGTCGAGAAAGCCTCCGAAGCACTGAACAGCGTCGAGAAGATCATCGAGGCATTGCTGGACATTTCGCGGCTGGATACCGAGGAACAAGGGGTCGAGCTGGCGGATCTGCCGCTTGGCGATCTGTTGAACTCTCTGGCGCAATCCTTCCATCCGATCGCACGGTCCAAGGGCCTGAAACTGCGCATACGGCCCAGTTTCGCCTATGTTCGCAGCGACGCGCTGTATCTGCAGCGCATTCTGCAAAATCTGATCTCGAACGCGATACGCTATAGCCAGACCGGCGGCGTCCTTGTCGGGGTCCGGCCGCGCGGCGACAAGCTGCGGATCGAAGTCTGGGATACCGGCCCCGGCATCCGCCCCGAAAATCAGAAGGTGATCTTCGAGGAATTCCGCCGCCTGCATCGACGTGCCTCGGCTTCGGAAGGCATGGGACTTGGCCTTGCCATCGTCGACCGCGCCTGTGCGCGTCTGGGACATGCCCTTGAGCTGCGCTCGGTCCCCGACAAAGGCAGCGTTTTCTCGGTGACGGTGCCGCTAAGCCAGCACTCGCAGCATGGTCCCCAAAGCGCCAGCGAAGACGGCCATCGCGGCTTGCAATCGCTGGAACAAAAAGGACTGGTCGCCTTGCTGGTCGACAATGACGCCCAATTGCGCCGCGCCTTGGTCGCCCTGCTGGAAGGCTGGGGCGTCACGGTTCTGGATGCCTCTGGCCCCGAGGAGGCCATGGCCTTGATTGATGATCTGGATTTCGTGCCCGATCTGATGCTGATCGACCATCAGCTTGACGACGGTGCCGACGGGCTGGATCTGGTCGTTCTTCTGCGCCGTCGCTTTGGCTGGCGCCCCACGCGGATCATATCGGCGGACCGATCACGACAGCTGCGCGAAAGATGCGCGCGGCTGGGTCTGCATCTCATGTCCAAGCCGATCGACACCGGCACGCTGCACCATTTTCTGGCCTGCGTCTCGATTTCGCCGCAAAACTGA
- a CDS encoding FIST N-terminal domain-containing protein, with amino-acid sequence MIGTQIGAGRQILRHAHCLANASDAAANLVAELGPDLALVQVFASPEADFPALMARLAARLGDTPLLGCTTAGEILAEYVEGHILAVGFPERDFAARVVPIKDLSHLSPPDIVTAMIGTRNALADDHPDMAHEFAHLMIDGGSFREDALMEIVAHGLGPVPLFGGSAGDGQNFGTTYLAFGGQVLSNAAALTFLRSHCPVRVFSMDHLDVGDTKMVVTRADPDRRQVFEINAAPAATEYARILGMPLEQIDPMIFAAHPLVVQAGGRHHVRSIQRVENGTDLIFFSAIDEGVVLTRAIPRDMVTALATDLAALADPVPPQAILACDCILRRVQARQSQRERDVSQVLKQHGVLGFSSYGEQFGAMHVNLTMTGIAIYPPPDGESS; translated from the coding sequence ATGATCGGAACACAGATTGGCGCGGGTCGCCAGATTCTGCGTCATGCACATTGTCTGGCAAATGCCTCGGACGCCGCTGCAAATCTGGTGGCCGAACTGGGGCCGGATCTGGCGCTGGTGCAGGTCTTTGCTTCGCCCGAGGCGGATTTTCCCGCGCTGATGGCCCGGCTTGCCGCGCGACTGGGCGACACACCGCTGCTGGGCTGCACAACCGCCGGAGAGATTCTTGCCGAATATGTCGAGGGACATATTCTGGCTGTCGGCTTTCCTGAACGCGACTTTGCCGCTCGGGTGGTCCCCATCAAGGATCTGAGCCATCTTTCGCCCCCCGACATCGTCACCGCAATGATCGGCACGCGCAATGCTCTGGCAGATGATCATCCTGACATGGCGCATGAATTCGCGCATCTGATGATCGATGGCGGGTCCTTTCGCGAAGATGCCCTGATGGAAATTGTCGCCCATGGGCTTGGCCCTGTACCTCTGTTCGGGGGCAGTGCGGGGGATGGGCAGAACTTTGGAACGACCTATCTGGCATTTGGCGGTCAGGTGCTCAGCAATGCTGCCGCGCTGACCTTTCTGCGCAGCCATTGCCCCGTGCGGGTGTTCAGCATGGATCATCTTGATGTCGGAGACACAAAGATGGTCGTCACCCGCGCCGATCCCGACCGCCGACAGGTCTTTGAAATCAACGCGGCCCCTGCCGCCACGGAATATGCCCGGATTCTGGGCATGCCGCTGGAACAGATCGATCCGATGATCTTTGCCGCCCATCCGCTGGTGGTGCAGGCTGGCGGGCGCCATCATGTCCGTTCGATCCAAAGGGTCGAGAACGGCACCGATCTGATCTTCTTTTCCGCCATAGACGAGGGTGTGGTGCTGACCCGCGCCATTCCGCGCGACATGGTGACGGCGCTTGCCACTGATCTGGCAGCCTTGGCCGATCCGGTCCCGCCCCAGGCCATTCTGGCCTGCGATTGTATCCTGCGTCGCGTTCAGGCCCGCCAAAGCCAACGCGAAAGGGATGTCTCGCAGGTCTTGAAGCAACATGGCGTGCTGGGGTTTTCTTCCTATGGGGAACAGTTTGGCGCAATGCATGTCAATCTTACGATGACCGGCATCGCCATCTATCCGCCCCCCGATGGTGAATCGTCATGA
- a CDS encoding quinoprotein dehydrogenase-associated SoxYZ-like carrier produces the protein MGSTLTYLLPGGQVGLAEFRGNAAVPESARTDPFDSGMWPDHRRDFLDDPQDWRHDPALLVLTPPNAEDPGHVPVLVDATALDGPVDRIVVSIDYSPLPKVLVFHPLRALPFLGFGVKYEIGSPLRASVRMADGSWRMGASFVDAAGGGCTAPAAAHSRPDWQQDLGQMRGRIWPAFGRLRLTLRHPMDTGLADGISAHHLTELTLADDAGPIARLEIFEPVEEDPGLTFLLPKGMTGPVRISARDNLGYQFNAEVSA, from the coding sequence ATGGGAAGCACGCTGACATATTTGCTGCCGGGGGGGCAGGTCGGGCTTGCCGAATTCAGGGGCAATGCAGCTGTTCCGGAATCGGCCCGGACCGATCCTTTTGACAGCGGCATGTGGCCGGACCATCGCCGCGATTTTCTGGATGATCCGCAGGACTGGCGTCATGATCCGGCGTTGCTGGTCCTGACCCCGCCCAATGCCGAGGACCCCGGCCATGTCCCGGTGCTGGTTGATGCCACCGCGCTGGATGGTCCTGTTGATCGCATTGTGGTCAGTATCGACTATAGCCCCTTGCCGAAGGTGCTGGTCTTTCATCCGCTGCGCGCGTTGCCGTTTCTGGGCTTTGGCGTCAAATATGAAATCGGCAGCCCCTTGCGTGCCAGCGTCCGCATGGCGGATGGCAGCTGGCGGATGGGAGCCTCGTTCGTGGATGCGGCGGGCGGAGGCTGCACCGCTCCGGCGGCGGCCCATTCCCGCCCGGATTGGCAACAGGACCTGGGTCAGATGCGCGGGCGGATCTGGCCCGCCTTTGGACGGTTGCGCCTGACGCTGCGCCACCCGATGGATACCGGACTGGCCGATGGCATCAGCGCCCATCACCTGACCGAGCTTACCCTGGCTGACGATGCTGGCCCGATCGCTCGGCTGGAGATTTTTGAACCCGTCGAAGAGGATCCCGGCCTGACCTTCCTGCTTCCCAAAGGCATGACCGGCCCGGTCCGAATCTCGGCGCGCGACAATCTGGGCTATCAGTTCAATGCCGAGGTGTCGGCATGA
- a CDS encoding rhodanese-like domain-containing protein yields MNACISLSLATALLMAGPAQPQPLHDPDTGLRLASYRAPVPGDVPGGRTIGLAELQDRQTGDALLIDVMAAPEHLLREDGTWVLAAKHDTIPGAVWLPEVGRGKLDARIAAYLENALAHCDRDRPIVVFCRSDCWMSWNAVQHIAGRGFTNIAWYPGGTDEWHDFGMPLQDIQPLPLSGTLCDERRG; encoded by the coding sequence ATGAACGCTTGCATTTCCCTTTCGCTGGCAACGGCGCTGTTGATGGCCGGACCGGCCCAGCCCCAACCACTGCACGACCCCGATACGGGCCTGCGGCTGGCCTCATATCGCGCACCGGTGCCCGGCGATGTGCCGGGAGGGCGCACAATCGGACTGGCAGAGTTACAGGACCGGCAGACCGGCGATGCGCTGTTGATTGACGTGATGGCCGCGCCCGAACATTTGCTGCGCGAGGACGGAACATGGGTGCTGGCCGCGAAACATGACACCATTCCCGGCGCCGTATGGCTGCCCGAGGTCGGACGCGGCAAACTGGATGCCCGTATCGCCGCCTATCTTGAAAACGCGCTGGCGCATTGTGACCGCGACCGGCCCATCGTCGTCTTCTGCCGCAGCGATTGCTGGATGAGCTGGAATGCCGTGCAGCATATTGCCGGGCGGGGTTTCACCAATATCGCGTGGTATCCCGGCGGAACCGATGAATGGCACGATTTCGGGATGCCCTTGCAGGACATTCAGCCCCTGCCCCTGAGCGGGACCCTTTGCGACGAGCGCCGGGGATAG
- a CDS encoding quinoprotein relay system zinc metallohydrolase 1 — MILTRRQTLLTGAAAFAAATLPARAARPEYRLHPQEIASGVWLFEGATESFDPKNGGAICNIVMLASHEGAIVIDTGGTARQGAALRAFADQRLGGVAASLNTHHHPDHWFGNQAFADRPIHALPRTRRAQSEDAQVLADGLYRILGSWMNGTTPRPASQDAVAGEMTIGGRELEILALSGHSQADLVVQDRQTGTLIAGDLLFLNRAPSFPDADIPTWASAITTIAQIPASGYVPGHGPYHRDSRAMGQTQHYLSAMDARLRGAANNGLTRIEAMAAGPMPDYAHLGANPQEYQRSVIQRWREYELRALPILGQAG, encoded by the coding sequence ATGATCCTGACCCGCCGACAGACCCTGCTGACCGGTGCCGCGGCCTTTGCGGCCGCCACCCTGCCAGCGCGCGCCGCCCGTCCCGAATACCGCCTGCATCCGCAGGAAATCGCCTCTGGCGTCTGGTTGTTCGAAGGCGCTACGGAAAGTTTCGACCCGAAAAATGGCGGCGCGATCTGCAATATCGTCATGCTGGCCTCGCATGAGGGCGCGATCGTCATTGATACCGGTGGCACGGCCCGGCAGGGTGCCGCGTTGCGTGCCTTTGCCGATCAGCGTCTGGGCGGGGTTGCGGCGTCGTTGAACACCCATCATCACCCTGACCACTGGTTCGGCAATCAGGCCTTTGCGGACCGGCCGATTCACGCCTTGCCCCGCACGCGCCGCGCCCAGAGCGAAGATGCGCAGGTGCTGGCAGATGGGCTGTATCGGATTCTGGGCTCATGGATGAATGGCACCACACCCAGGCCGGCATCGCAGGACGCGGTTGCGGGCGAGATGACCATTGGCGGACGTGAACTGGAGATTCTGGCGCTGTCGGGGCACAGTCAGGCCGATCTGGTGGTGCAGGATCGTCAGACCGGCACGCTGATTGCGGGCGATCTGCTGTTCCTGAACCGCGCGCCCAGTTTTCCCGATGCCGATATCCCGACCTGGGCCAGTGCGATCACCACGATCGCGCAGATCCCGGCCTCGGGCTATGTGCCGGGGCATGGTCCCTATCACCGCGACAGCCGAGCGATGGGCCAGACCCAGCATTACCTGTCCGCGATGGATGCCCGCCTGCGCGGCGCCGCCAATAACGGTCTGACCCGGATCGAGGCCATGGCCGCCGGACCGATGCCCGATTACGCGCATCTGGGAGCCAATCCACAGGAATACCAGCGCAGCGTGATCCAGCGCTGGCGCGAATACGAACTCCGCGCACTGCCCATCCTGGGGCAGGCCGGCTGA